TGGTTTATCATGAATCATGTGTAACTTGTATGAATTGCGGATGGAGTGAGTGTGTCGAAGCATAATACTTTAATTTAAGAAATAAAATTTTGATTTTTTAAAAATATTCCCAAAAAAAGAGGGTATAAAATCTAAAATATAAATTAAATTTTATTTTCTAATATAACGAGATTACTCAATAAAGTATCAATAGAAATTATTAAGCTAGGTATGGATTCAAAAGTATTAGAAGAAGTACATTTAACTATGCCTTAGAACCTGTAGCAACTTGTCTCATGAAAATTATGAGAGTTAAACATGCTGTTATGATACCAATTATGCCGGATATTCCTAAAATTAGAAAGCCTGCAAAGATAATCAAAGCGGAGTAAGCTTCTGAGAATGCAAGTACACTGCTAATATAGAATTTGGATAAACTTTTTAATAAGATTGAACATCCTGGCAGGTTATTTATATATGGTATTTGATCTATTGGTGTAGATATGCTAAAGGCTGAAAGTGCTGAAAAATTAAGATAGAGAACACCTGCTGAAAACACTATTCCTACAATGGATAGTATCAAACCGAACACAGTCTGTTTAAGCTCTTCATGAAGAATTGGTAGAGAGAAAATTGCTGCACAAACTCCTAAAATTAATAGTGATACAACTTCTATCGTTAGCTCTGAGAAAAGTAATCCATTAACTGGTCTTTGTAGGAAGTTCCAATATGCAACAAAGTATATTAAGACAAGAGATATTAACATAATGATTGCGCCCATAAATCTTGAAGCTTTTTCACGATATCTTCCTAAGCCTATAAGAAACAAAGCTGTACCTGCAACTCCACAAACAGAAGAGAATGATGGCTGTCTATTTACGAAAGCTGAGATTGTTGAACCAAGCCATAAGAAAAGTAACATTAACGAAAATACGGATGCTGAAGAAGATATTTTATTAAGATTTAATGAATCTTCTTTCAACGATCTAGCATTCCCAGTAATTGTTGAGCCAAAAACTACTCCGAAAAATAACCCTATAAAAATAAAGACTAATGTTATTATTCTCCAAGGTGGAAGATCACCTATATAATGTAAAACTCCTGCTTGAAGTGCTCTTAAAACCATTTCCACAAATATGAAAATTATTCCAAAGAATATTAGCGTATATCCTGCACCAAAAGTGAGACCAGCATAATATCCTATACTTTTGACTTGGGAAATCAATGAAGATATTTCTTCCTCTGGCTTCGCCTTTTCATTCATACTATTTAATTAGATTTTGGGATATAAATCTTTTAGTTATGATTAGATTTTAGAAAGTAAACATTTGATTATAAAGAACAAAAATACTATCTAAAAATTTTATTGTTATAACAATTCAAGAATACAAAGTTTTCGAATTAATAAATATGAGAAAACATAAGTAGTTTTAATATAATCTATTGAAAAAATTTTTAAGAATAAAAGTTTAAAAATGAGCTTGATTAAGAGGGGGAAGAATGGGTCATATTTATCTCTATACAGGAACTGGTGGAGGAAAAACAACTAATGCTTTAGGATTAGCTCTTAGATGTGTTGGACATAAAAAGAAAGTGATAATAATTCAATTTTTAAAATGGTGGAAAAAAATTGGAGAATATAAAATTAGAAAATTACTTGAACCATATTATGAAATATATCAATTTGGAAGACCTGGATGGATAAAAGTTGAGGGTGGAAGAAAAAAAATAATAAAAATTAATAAAGAAAAATTTGAAGTTAGAAGTATAGAAGAACTTGATAAGAAACTAGCTGAAAAAGCATTAAAATTTGCTGAAGAAATTGTTAAAAAGAAGAAACCTCATTTACTTGTTTTAGATGAAGTAAATTTAGCATTACATTGGAAGCTATTAGATATTAAAGAAGTATTAGATTTTTTAGATAATATACCTAAAAGAACACATGTTGTATTAACTGGAAGATATGCTCCTAAAGAATTATTTGAAAAAGCTGATTTTGTAAACTTAGTTGTTGATAAAAAAATGCCTAAAGAAATGGTAACAACTAAAGGAATACAATATTAAAAAAATTTTTAGGAAATTTTTGAAAATATTCTTCTTATTTCTTCACCTTCTTTTTTCCAGAAATTATAGAGAATTCTAATGTCTGTTCCTATGTTAAAATCTTTAACACCCAATTCAACATATTTCTTAATTAAATCTACATCGGCACTTCCTAATTCAACTCTTGGACGTTTATCCATTTTTATAGCCATTTTTATTGTTTTTAATTCAGCTTCTTTCACTTTTTGATCAGCTAAAGCCCAAGGTGTTCCAGGTTCTCCTGTTAAACCTATGCTTAAACCATAATCCCAAGGTCCAAATTGAACCATATCAACACCTTCAATAGATAATATTTCTTCCAAATGATCTACTGCACTTTTTTTCTCTATCATAAAAGCAATAACAGCATCTTCTGCAGCTTTTCTATAATCTGCTATTGAATATTTTGCAAAAACATATCCTCCAATTCTAAAATTCCCTACTCCCATAAGTCCTTTAGGTTCAAGCCTAACAGATTTAATAGCTTCTTCCGCATCTTCAACTGTTCTAATATCTGCAAAAAGAAAGTTCTGTATTCCTGATTGAAGTGCTTTAGCTGCAATATAACTTCTTGGAACTGCATCTATTTTTATCATTGAAGACATATTGTATAATTCTGCTGCTCTAGCTAAATTTTCTAAATCATAAAGATTCCATGGAGCATATTCTGCAAGAAATTCAACATAATCAAATAAGCCTGTTTGTCCTATTATTTCAACTATACCAGGCCATGATGAAAGTATTCTTGTTCCAATTGTTGGTTTACCTTCACGTATTAATTTTCTTAATTTATTTTCTTGCAAAATCTCACCATTTTCTTTTAAAATTCTCTATTTTATAAATTTTTCTAAAAAAAGTATTATCTTTAAAATTAAAAATATTCCTCGTTAAAATATAAGATAAGGGGATTAAATATGAAAAATTTTAGAGATTAAAACTAGTAAAAAAATAGAGTTTATAGATATTACTAATCAAATTAATAAAATTATAAAAGAAGAGAAAATAAAAAATGGAATATGCTATTTATTTATTCCACATACAACTGCTGGAATTACTATTAATGAAAATGCTGATCCTAGTGTAAAAGAAGATATTATTAATACACTTAATAAAATAGTTCCAGAAGATTTAGGTTATGAACATTTAGAAGGAAATTCGCCTGCGCATATAAAATCAAGTTTGATAGGACATAGCGAAGTAATTTTCATAGAAAATGGCGAATTGGCTTTAGGAACTTGGCAAGGAATATTTTTATGTGAATTTGATGGACCAAGAAAGAGAAAAGTATATATAAAAATAATCGAGAGATAAGAATAATTAATTTAAATAGAAGAAAAAATAAATCAATTACGATAATATGTCTCTTAATATAGAAGTACTTAATCTTAATTGGGATGAGGTAATTAAAAAAATAATAGATTTTATAAAAGAGAAAGTTAATAATTCTAAAAGTAATGGAATAGTTCTTGGTTTAAGTGGTGGATTGGATTCTTCTGTTGTTGCTACACTTTGTGTTAAAGCTTTAGGAAAAGATAAAGTTATTGGGCTCATTCTTCCTGATGAAAGAATAACACCTGAAGAAGATATTAAAGACGCTATTGAATTAGCTAAAAAACTTGGAATAAGATATCATGTTATAAAAATAGATGATATTTATAATGTTTTTTCTTCTATAAATCCTATTCATGATGAAAATAATAAAAAAGCTTGTGGAAATCTTAGAGCAAGAATAAGAATGGTTTTGTTATATTATTTTGCAAATGTGAATAATTTTTTAGTAGCAGGTACTGGAGATAAAAGTGAAATTTTAATAGGATATTTTACTAAATATGGTGATGGAGCAGCAGACCTTTTACCGATTGGAGACCTTTATAAAACTCAAGTAAGAATGATTGCAAAACATTTAGGTTTACCAAATAAAATAATTGAAAAACCTAGCAGTCCAAGATTATGGAAAAATCATTTAGCTGAAAAAGAAATTGGATTGGATTATAAAACAATAGATTTAATTCTTTATGGATTATTTGATTTAAAAATGAATAAAGAGGAAATTGTTTCTAAGCTAAAAATTTCAAAAGATATTATTGAAAAAGTAATCAATATGGTTAAAAATTCTCAACATAAACGTTTAATGCCTCCTATTGCTGAGATAAGTACTTTTAAGTGACTTACTATTTAATTAAGCATTAAAAATTAATAAATTCTAAAAAAATAAACTATTGAATCTTACTTCTAATCTAATAATGTAAAAAAGTAAATAGATAAAAGTTTGTAATCATACTATAAATAGCTCAAGCTTAAAAATAAGTAGAAAAAGCTTTTAGTGCTTAACAATTTCAAGTTTTCCATTTTTAAAGTTTTTCTGGAGAAAAATTTATATTTTGGTAAAAATAATTCTTTTATGGTGACATATAATGGAAATTGGAGTAGAAGTTAAAAAGGTCGACTCACAAGGTCGTATTATTTTGCCTGCTGATTGGCGTGAATCTGAGATCGATGAAAGTCGAGAACTTTTTATAGTAAAACGTAAGGGATATTTAAAGATAATTCCAAAGCGAAAAGTAGATTTAACTCAATATTTCGATAAAGTGGATTTAGGTATTGAAGCTATTGGAAGTTGGAAAGAGTTTGAAAAGAAGTTTCAAGGGGTAAGTTTATGAGATTTTTGGATGCAAATATATTCATTTATGCTTATTATAAACCTAAAAGACAATTAAGTCAAAAAGAAAAGCAAATGAAGGATTATGCAAAAAAGATAGTTAATGATATATCACAAGGAAAAGAGGAGGTAGTAACTACAGTCGTACATTTATCTGAAATTGTGAATATTCTTAAACATAGTATTTCTCCAGAACAATTAACTAATATTATACTAGGATTATTCATGCTTAAAAATGTAAAAATATATGGTGTAAGCGAAAAAGCATACTTTGCTGCAACTGAATTAGGGGCTGATTTAAAGCTTGATCCAAATGATGCTCTAGCTATTGATTTTATGCACTTGAATAACTTAAAGGAAATTTATTCATTTGATGAAGATTTTGATAAAGTAAAGGGAATAGAAAGGTTACCTAAACTATGATAAACAATCTACGATATCTATGAATGACCTAAATAAGAAATTTCCTAAAAACTCATCAAATGTAACAAAATCCTGAAAATATTTAAGTTTAAAAGTAAGTGAGAAAATTTTTAGTATGTAATTTAAGAGAAAATAAGGAGAAAATATATGAAATTAATAGTAGCACTTACTGGTGCAAGTGGAGTAATTTATGGAAAAAGATTATTAGAAGTATTAAAAGAGAAAAACATTGAAGTACATTTGATAATAAGTAATAATTGCGAGAAAATTATTGAACATGAACTTCAAATGAAAAGAAAGGATATTGAAAAATTAGCTTCTTATTCATATAATGAGAATGATTTATTAGCTCCTATAACAAGTGGATCAACAAAAATTGATGGAATGATTATTATTCCATGTTCTATGAAAACACTTGCAGGAATAGCTTGTGGATATTCTGAAAATTTAATTTTAAGAGCAGCAGATGTTATTTTAAAAGAAAAAAGAAAATTAATAATTGTTCCAAGAGAAACCCCTTTAAATCCTATACATTTAGAAAATATGCTTAAATTAGCAAGAGTAGGAGCTATTATTTTACCAGCTTCGCCAGCATTTTATCATAAACCAGAAAAAATAAATGATTTAATAGATTTTATTATTGGAAAAATTCTTGATATTATAGGAATTGAGCATAATCTTTTTAAAAGATGGATAAATTTTCATAATTTTTAAGCAAATAATGAAATATATTTAAAAAATTAAGAAGTATTTAATATTTTATAAATTTTCTTTTATATTTTTCCAAAAAATTTAAATATAAAAATAGGATTAAATTTAAAGGTTAGGTGTGGTAAAATATGGAAAAAAACAATAATAAAAAAGCAATAACTACAACAATGGCTATAGCTTTAGTAGTAGCATTAGTAGTAGGCTTAGTTTTAGGATATTTAGCTTCAATGCTTATGGCTCCTACAGCACCAGGAGTAACAACAACAGTCGTATCAACTCTTGAAAAAACCGTTACTGTAGGAGCGCCTACAGTTGAAAGATTGATAATAGGAGTGACTGATAAAGTTACTGATATAGACCCATCAAATGCATACGATTTCTTTACATGGGAAGTTCTTTCAAATACTATGGAAGGACTAATGAAATATGTACCTGGAACAACTGAACTAGAATATGGAATTGCTAGATCTCATACTATTGAAGAAAATGGATTAGTTTATATTTTCAAGCTTAAGCCTGGATTAAGATTTGCTGATGGAACACCTGCTACTGCAGAAGATGTTGTAAGGTCGATAAAAAGAGTAATGGAAATCAATGGTGACCCAGCATGGCTTGTAACAGATTTTGTTGAAGATGTAGTGGCTTTAGATTCTGAGACAGTTAAATTTAAACTAACTGTGCCGGTTTCGTATTTCTTGGCTTTATTAGCTACGCCACCATATTTCCCAATACATCCAACATATAAACCAAAAGAAATAGATAGTGATCAAACAGCAGGAGGATTAGGACCATATAGAATAGTCAAATGGACAAGAGATGTTGAATTAATACTTGAAGCAAATCCATATTATTATGGAGGAGCACCAAAAGTTAAGCAAATAATAGTAAGATTCTTTAAAGACGCTACTTCTATGAGGCTTGAATTAGAAGCTGGAAGAATAGATATTGCTTGGAGAACTCTTCTACCTACAGATATAAAAGATCTTAAAGCTAAACCAAATCTTAAAACATTAGAATGCCCAGGAGGTTTCATTAGATACATAGTTATAAATACTAGAATTAAACCATTTGATAATAAACTTATAAGACAAGCTTTAGCAGCTGCTCTTAATAGAAAAGCTATATGTGAAAGAGTTTTCTTAGGATTAACAGAACCATTGTATAGCATGGTTCCAATAGGAATGTGGAGCCACATAGATGCATTTAAAGAAAAGTATGGTGAACATAATACAGATTTAGCTAAAAATTTGCTTAAACAAGCTGGCTA
The Nitrososphaerota archaeon DNA segment above includes these coding regions:
- a CDS encoding ABC transporter substrate-binding protein, with product MEKNNNKKAITTTMAIALVVALVVGLVLGYLASMLMAPTAPGVTTTVVSTLEKTVTVGAPTVERLIIGVTDKVTDIDPSNAYDFFTWEVLSNTMEGLMKYVPGTTELEYGIARSHTIEENGLVYIFKLKPGLRFADGTPATAEDVVRSIKRVMEINGDPAWLVTDFVEDVVALDSETVKFKLTVPVSYFLALLATPPYFPIHPTYKPKEIDSDQTAGGLGPYRIVKWTRDVELILEANPYYYGGAPKVKQIIVRFFKDATSMRLELEAGRIDIAWRTLLPTDIKDLKAKPNLKTLECPGGFIRYIVINTRIKPFDNKLIRQALAAALNRKAICERVFLGLTEPLYSMVPIGMWSHIDAFKEKYGEHNTDLAKNLLKQAGYSETNKLKIELWYTPTHYGDTEADVALLVKEAWEETGMIEVDIKSAEWTTYVDQSRKGIMGISLFGWYPDYIDPDDYTTAFVNASWLGYAYANAELSKILKDASVLPTVEERTPLYERAQRIWAEDAAIIPMFQGKLVIVSKPNVDGIYLDPTMLLRYWLFFFTG
- a CDS encoding AbrB/MazE/SpoVT family DNA-binding domain-containing protein, which codes for MEIGVEVKKVDSQGRIILPADWRESEIDESRELFIVKRKGYLKIIPKRKVDLTQYFDKVDLGIEAIGSWKEFEKKFQGVSL
- a CDS encoding type II toxin-antitoxin system VapC family toxin yields the protein MRFLDANIFIYAYYKPKRQLSQKEKQMKDYAKKIVNDISQGKEEVVTTVVHLSEIVNILKHSISPEQLTNIILGLFMLKNVKIYGVSEKAYFAATELGADLKLDPNDALAIDFMHLNNLKEIYSFDEDFDKVKGIERLPKL
- a CDS encoding UbiX family flavin prenyltransferase — protein: MKLIVALTGASGVIYGKRLLEVLKEKNIEVHLIISNNCEKIIEHELQMKRKDIEKLASYSYNENDLLAPITSGSTKIDGMIIIPCSMKTLAGIACGYSENLILRAADVILKEKRKLIIVPRETPLNPIHLENMLKLARVGAIILPASPAFYHKPEKINDLIDFIIGKILDIIGIEHNLFKRWINFHNF
- a CDS encoding cob(I)yrinic acid a,c-diamide adenosyltransferase encodes the protein MGHIYLYTGTGGGKTTNALGLALRCVGHKKKVIIIQFLKWWKKIGEYKIRKLLEPYYEIYQFGRPGWIKVEGGRKKIIKINKEKFEVRSIEELDKKLAEKALKFAEEIVKKKKPHLLVLDEVNLALHWKLLDIKEVLDFLDNIPKRTHVVLTGRYAPKELFEKADFVNLVVDKKMPKEMVTTKGIQY
- a CDS encoding secondary thiamine-phosphate synthase enzyme YjbQ, with the translated sequence MLEIKTSKKIEFIDITNQINKIIKEEKIKNGICYLFIPHTTAGITINENADPSVKEDIINTLNKIVPEDLGYEHLEGNSPAHIKSSLIGHSEVIFIENGELALGTWQGIFLCEFDGPRKRKVYIKIIER
- a CDS encoding NAD+ synthase, which encodes MSLNIEVLNLNWDEVIKKIIDFIKEKVNNSKSNGIVLGLSGGLDSSVVATLCVKALGKDKVIGLILPDERITPEEDIKDAIELAKKLGIRYHVIKIDDIYNVFSSINPIHDENNKKACGNLRARIRMVLLYYFANVNNFLVAGTGDKSEILIGYFTKYGDGAADLLPIGDLYKTQVRMIAKHLGLPNKIIEKPSSPRLWKNHLAEKEIGLDYKTIDLILYGLFDLKMNKEEIVSKLKISKDIIEKVINMVKNSQHKRLMPPIAEISTFK
- a CDS encoding aldolase/citrate lyase family protein; the protein is MQENKLRKLIREGKPTIGTRILSSWPGIVEIIGQTGLFDYVEFLAEYAPWNLYDLENLARAAELYNMSSMIKIDAVPRSYIAAKALQSGIQNFLFADIRTVEDAEEAIKSVRLEPKGLMGVGNFRIGGYVFAKYSIADYRKAAEDAVIAFMIEKKSAVDHLEEILSIEGVDMVQFGPWDYGLSIGLTGEPGTPWALADQKVKEAELKTIKMAIKMDKRPRVELGSADVDLIKKYVELGVKDFNIGTDIRILYNFWKKEGEEIRRIFSKIS